A window from Fibrobacter sp. UWT2 encodes these proteins:
- a CDS encoding DUF1302 family protein yields MKRFTALGLALAATVYSQETVFLGSLTAQAGVGLPNTHHNKGDFLLGQTIFDGTIKSYLDEAMVYVNGQIVHDALGSQSTNGSSAFVADDGTYALKLREAYIDWKGEMLALRIGRQIVSWGKADDAQITDVLNPRDESSFVASDYNESKLGIDAVRLSLLTEKTQIDAYWIPFFTPSILPLASGNPLNSQVFPRKFDGSRVGVPEKYNDFELPEKKLSKSELALRASAYTSFADLSLYGFYGWDDLPLIKYSPYINEFYEENDLDTLLVSGEYKRMYMVGADAAIPYGDLVFRFEGAFFPKRHIQTTAYYQIEKFVNENKIPTSERKNQAVGLAGLDWTPSGGWTITAQYVMDKIFDYNDNLDRRDYEHQATLSIEKSVLNETLTLMASGALDLRYFSSASELEIDYKLTDAITLSLIGDLYFRGYKYGMYGGYRDYSSVTFKGKMSF; encoded by the coding sequence ATGAAACGATTCACCGCACTCGGCCTAGCTCTTGCCGCAACCGTTTATAGCCAAGAAACAGTCTTCTTGGGTAGCCTCACCGCACAGGCGGGAGTTGGACTCCCGAACACGCACCACAACAAGGGTGATTTTCTACTCGGCCAGACGATCTTTGACGGCACAATCAAATCGTACCTGGACGAAGCAATGGTTTACGTAAACGGCCAGATTGTCCACGACGCCTTGGGAAGTCAATCGACAAACGGCTCTTCTGCATTCGTTGCTGACGACGGCACCTACGCCCTAAAGCTCCGCGAAGCCTACATCGACTGGAAAGGCGAAATGCTCGCCCTCCGAATCGGTCGCCAAATTGTATCGTGGGGAAAGGCTGACGACGCCCAGATTACCGATGTACTCAACCCGAGAGACGAATCAAGCTTTGTCGCAAGCGACTACAACGAGTCTAAACTCGGAATCGACGCCGTACGTCTTTCACTCTTGACCGAAAAGACTCAAATCGATGCGTACTGGATTCCGTTTTTCACGCCAAGTATTCTCCCACTCGCGAGTGGAAACCCGCTCAACAGTCAAGTTTTCCCAAGAAAATTTGATGGATCGAGAGTTGGTGTTCCAGAAAAGTACAACGACTTCGAACTTCCAGAAAAGAAACTTTCTAAGAGCGAACTAGCCTTGCGGGCAAGCGCCTACACGTCGTTCGCGGACCTGTCTCTATATGGATTTTACGGGTGGGATGACCTTCCGCTTATCAAGTATTCTCCCTACATAAACGAATTCTACGAGGAAAACGATTTAGACACCCTTCTTGTTTCCGGTGAATACAAGAGGATGTACATGGTCGGTGCCGACGCCGCAATTCCTTACGGAGACCTTGTATTCCGATTCGAAGGCGCTTTTTTCCCAAAACGGCATATCCAAACAACCGCTTATTACCAAATAGAAAAATTCGTTAACGAAAACAAGATTCCTACAAGCGAGCGAAAGAATCAAGCCGTAGGCCTCGCGGGCCTCGACTGGACACCGAGCGGGGGCTGGACCATTACCGCACAGTACGTGATGGATAAAATTTTCGATTACAACGACAACCTTGACAGAAGAGATTACGAGCATCAGGCGACATTAAGTATCGAAAAGTCCGTCTTGAATGAGACACTGACACTCATGGCATCGGGGGCACTAGACCTGCGGTATTTCTCCAGCGCAAGCGAACTTGAAATCGACTACAAGCTGACCGACGCCATCACGCTGAGTCTGATCGGGGACCTGTACTTTAGAGGGTATAAATACGGAATGTACGGCGGCTACCGCGATTATAGCAGCGTCACGTTTAAAGGGAAAATGAGTTTCTAA
- a CDS encoding DUF2147 domain-containing protein → MKKIFFTIFFCLATLAAEAQVDKILGPWTAIDPDTDKPYATVLIYKSSNGLYYGKLTEILDSDDPADQKLIGTIIIKDMKEDDGMLKGGSIYDPEENKTYHGKISLTKDGRLEMRGSLDRWGLLGATEYWKRSKK, encoded by the coding sequence ATGAAGAAAATCTTTTTCACCATTTTCTTTTGTCTTGCCACATTGGCGGCGGAAGCCCAAGTCGACAAAATTCTAGGACCATGGACCGCCATCGACCCCGATACCGACAAGCCTTACGCCACCGTACTCATCTATAAAAGCAGCAACGGGCTGTATTACGGCAAACTCACCGAAATTCTGGATTCCGACGACCCAGCCGACCAAAAGCTCATCGGCACCATCATCATCAAGGACATGAAGGAAGATGACGGTATGCTGAAGGGCGGCTCCATTTACGACCCCGAAGAAAACAAGACCTACCACGGCAAGATTTCACTCACCAAGGACGGTCGCCTAGAAATGCGAGGCTCGCTTGACCGCTGGGGACTTTTGGGTGCCACGGAATATTGGAAACGCAGTAAAAAGTAA
- a CDS encoding outer membrane lipoprotein-sorting protein produces MKNLFLKVLGTSLLYAATTFAQSATEIAKKVHDLPSGKTSSATISVTLIDKNGKTRNREIASYTMKDGSTDKTVLVFKTPRDVAGISYLTYDYPDKADGSTVDSDSWIYLPAMKKVRRVSGSSKDDDFQGTDFTYDDLGTRSLSKDNFAILGEEKVNGVDCWILESKAKDAKAKVSRRITWVDKKTYVVRKGEYYDKQNRLQKTLTCENIQQVKGYWTTLKMTMTNVQTNHKTVYEINNLKYDEKVNESYFTVSALERELVK; encoded by the coding sequence ATGAAGAATCTGTTTTTAAAAGTACTCGGCACCAGCTTATTGTATGCAGCAACTACCTTTGCCCAGTCGGCAACCGAAATCGCCAAGAAAGTCCACGACTTACCTTCCGGAAAAACATCGTCCGCAACCATTTCGGTTACCCTGATCGACAAAAACGGAAAGACCCGCAACCGAGAAATCGCCTCTTACACCATGAAGGACGGCTCCACCGACAAGACGGTCCTTGTATTCAAGACACCCAGAGACGTGGCGGGAATCAGCTACCTCACCTACGACTACCCCGACAAGGCCGACGGTTCCACTGTCGATAGCGACAGCTGGATTTACCTGCCGGCCATGAAAAAGGTGCGCCGAGTTTCAGGTTCCAGCAAGGACGACGACTTCCAGGGAACGGACTTTACTTACGACGACCTGGGCACCCGCAGCCTTTCCAAGGACAACTTCGCCATTCTCGGCGAAGAAAAGGTAAACGGTGTTGACTGTTGGATTCTCGAATCCAAAGCAAAAGACGCAAAGGCGAAGGTCAGCCGCCGTATCACCTGGGTCGATAAAAAGACCTACGTAGTCCGCAAGGGCGAATACTACGACAAGCAAAATCGGCTACAAAAGACGCTCACCTGCGAAAACATTCAGCAGGTCAAGGGTTACTGGACCACGTTGAAAATGACCATGACCAACGTGCAGACCAACCATAAGACCGTCTACGAAATCAACAACCTGAAATACGACGAAAAGGTAAACGAAAGTTACTTTACGGTGAGCGCCTTGGAACGCGAACTGGTCAAGTAG
- a CDS encoding RND family transporter: protein MNVEKLSQFFGKIGRAQLRHRWKVLIALIIVTVICSSGLSQFALDIGEDGWFGDSDDITLNTKKYEEIFGNLNGVGVLLVKQGDGDVFSEDMLKVIDKIGTRMKDEIPFADRLTSIIDVDIPVGNEEGFEIKKPYENGIPSDSAELAHARALVMRGSEKTNALVNALVSDDGRETWISLSLHPFKGKELDEKFNGVPDEVSVAIGYKLMEIIESDEFQNKGFKLYGGGMPFDNANEDRYEVPEYGIRVLCSIGVMLLFLALCLRNVFGVVVPAVATLSAIASVFGAMSYFGAKADSALVTLPVVLGMALAVGYSVHYIKMFKLFFRRTGKRKESAIKCVEECGWPVLFTVLTTMASFVSFLFVDMKPLEWMGKTSALVVLAIYLYVTTLIPILLSFGKDRAPKANLEEGATKLDTKFSNWSKFVYKKKRAFIVVTALIIVAFIPGMFKMTAQLDYLTITGDKMSYIRETKEMLKTKLGNQYSYEIMISYDEEGAFKKPENMKALLQLEDYLGTLSLTKWSGGKARVESATSILKEMNRALNEGKDSFYTVPEDEYMLAQLMELSSIEMREDFSDAMDEDFKTTVVNVDMTQFATEEALANMESLKAKLAELFPGAKCTLLGDMIRYSEMSNRIIFGGLKSFGFSLLIIAIMLIFAFSSLKLGLIGMIPNVAPVILVGGVMGYFNFALDFSTITVMPLVLGIAVDDTIHLTTHLKMRYEQSGSSVKAMEATFREIGSTMFLTTIILCSMFSVYLFSPMRFLMVLGILIIIGLSSALLADYTITPALLHVAKPFGKEKENV, encoded by the coding sequence ATGAACGTCGAAAAGCTCAGTCAATTTTTCGGCAAGATTGGACGCGCCCAGCTACGCCATCGCTGGAAAGTTCTTATTGCCCTAATCATCGTTACCGTCATCTGCAGTTCCGGCTTAAGTCAGTTTGCGCTCGACATTGGCGAAGACGGCTGGTTCGGCGATTCCGATGACATAACGCTAAACACAAAGAAATACGAAGAAATTTTCGGAAACCTGAACGGTGTTGGCGTTTTGCTCGTAAAGCAAGGGGACGGAGATGTCTTTAGCGAAGACATGCTGAAGGTCATCGACAAAATCGGAACCCGGATGAAGGACGAAATTCCTTTTGCAGACCGGCTTACCTCGATTATCGATGTCGACATTCCTGTTGGCAATGAAGAAGGTTTCGAAATCAAGAAACCTTACGAGAACGGCATTCCCTCGGATTCTGCGGAGCTGGCTCACGCACGCGCACTCGTGATGCGCGGAAGCGAGAAGACGAATGCACTCGTAAACGCCCTCGTGAGTGATGACGGCCGAGAAACTTGGATTTCCCTATCGCTACACCCGTTCAAAGGAAAGGAACTCGACGAAAAATTCAACGGCGTGCCAGATGAAGTCTCGGTTGCCATCGGATACAAGCTGATGGAAATCATCGAAAGTGACGAATTCCAAAATAAGGGTTTCAAGCTTTACGGTGGTGGCATGCCGTTTGACAATGCCAACGAAGACCGCTACGAAGTCCCCGAATACGGCATCAGGGTTCTCTGTAGCATCGGCGTGATGCTTTTGTTTTTGGCCTTGTGCCTGCGCAACGTTTTTGGCGTCGTTGTGCCTGCCGTTGCAACCCTCAGCGCCATTGCATCGGTCTTTGGCGCAATGTCTTATTTTGGAGCAAAAGCCGATTCTGCCCTCGTGACACTGCCGGTCGTTCTCGGCATGGCCCTTGCGGTGGGTTATTCGGTGCATTATATCAAGATGTTCAAGCTGTTCTTTAGACGCACTGGCAAGCGCAAAGAATCGGCAATCAAATGTGTCGAGGAATGCGGATGGCCGGTGCTGTTTACCGTTCTTACGACCATGGCATCTTTCGTGAGTTTCCTGTTTGTCGACATGAAACCCCTGGAATGGATGGGCAAAACATCGGCCCTGGTCGTACTTGCCATCTATCTCTATGTAACCACATTAATTCCGATTTTACTTTCTTTCGGCAAAGACCGCGCCCCCAAGGCGAATCTCGAAGAAGGCGCCACCAAGTTAGACACAAAATTCTCTAATTGGTCGAAATTCGTCTATAAAAAGAAGAGGGCCTTTATCGTTGTTACGGCACTGATTATCGTCGCATTTATCCCCGGGATGTTTAAAATGACAGCGCAACTGGACTACCTTACTATAACAGGCGACAAGATGTCGTACATCCGAGAAACAAAGGAAATGCTCAAGACAAAGCTCGGCAACCAGTACAGTTACGAAATTATGATTTCCTATGACGAAGAAGGTGCCTTCAAGAAACCGGAAAACATGAAGGCTCTGTTACAGCTAGAAGATTACCTGGGGACACTTTCGCTTACCAAGTGGTCGGGCGGCAAGGCTCGTGTGGAGTCAGCGACAAGCATCTTGAAAGAAATGAATCGCGCCCTGAACGAAGGAAAAGATTCTTTCTACACCGTTCCCGAAGACGAATATATGCTTGCTCAGCTGATGGAACTTTCATCTATCGAAATGCGTGAGGATTTCAGCGACGCGATGGACGAAGACTTCAAGACGACCGTTGTCAATGTGGACATGACACAATTCGCCACAGAAGAAGCGCTCGCCAATATGGAGTCGTTGAAGGCAAAACTTGCTGAACTGTTCCCGGGCGCTAAATGCACCCTTTTAGGCGACATGATCCGGTATTCCGAAATGAGCAACCGCATTATTTTTGGAGGTCTGAAATCCTTCGGATTTTCGCTTTTGATTATCGCCATCATGCTGATTTTCGCTTTCTCTAGCCTAAAGCTTGGGCTCATCGGCATGATTCCGAACGTAGCTCCGGTTATTTTGGTAGGCGGCGTCATGGGCTACTTCAACTTTGCGCTTGATTTCAGCACCATCACGGTAATGCCGCTAGTTTTAGGCATCGCCGTCGACGACACCATTCACCTTACGACGCACCTTAAAATGCGCTACGAACAAAGCGGCTCCAGCGTCAAGGCGATGGAAGCGACCTTCCGCGAAATTGGTTCGACCATGTTCCTGACGACAATTATCCTATGCTCCATGTTCAGCGTCTACCTGTTCAGCCCGATGCGTTTCTTGATGGTGCTAGGCATTCTGATCATCATCGGCCTTTCGAGCGCCCTGCTCGCCGACTACACCATTACGCCTGCACTCCTACATGTGGCCAAGCCCTTCGGCAAAGAAAAGGAGAATGTATGA
- a CDS encoding STAS domain-containing protein: MELRTTLNDTEMTIALSGELNTLTSPKLAAEIAAHIERINSLIMDFKECDYVSSAGIRVLLSTFKTLKKKQGNMQLINIGENFKEVLDATGLDAVFGLI; encoded by the coding sequence ATGGAACTTAGAACTACTTTGAATGATACTGAAATGACAATCGCTCTTTCTGGCGAGCTGAATACCCTCACCTCGCCCAAACTTGCAGCCGAAATTGCAGCGCACATCGAACGGATAAATTCGCTAATTATGGATTTTAAAGAATGCGATTATGTATCCTCGGCAGGAATCCGAGTCTTACTTTCAACATTCAAGACCTTAAAAAAGAAACAGGGAAACATGCAGCTCATCAATATCGGCGAAAACTTCAAGGAAGTCCTAGACGCAACTGGACTCGACGCCGTATTCGGTTTAATTTAA
- the ispE gene encoding 4-(cytidine 5'-diphospho)-2-C-methyl-D-erythritol kinase produces the protein MKEYAPAKINLFLDVIRKREDGYHDLGTLFQTIDAGDTVSAEPRQDGRITLCYNEPQNYPLETDLVYKAAKLLQQESGTTLGADIYLNKVMPLGAGLGGGSADAAATLRLLNQLWKLKFKFEKLEEIGAKLGADVPFLVRGGTAMAEGIGEKLTFVKPLQLNDEQYLLVATPLDSVPTKDAYAGVPKSGSDRWETFKAKCKSAGKSAIEYALANGFNGFEESVFPKHPLVEEMKNEFKRLGATSVLMSGSGASVFGVFATRKQAKAAAEELKPISRYQVVTRFFEGF, from the coding sequence ATGAAAGAATACGCTCCTGCCAAGATTAATTTGTTTTTGGATGTTATTCGTAAACGTGAAGATGGCTACCATGATTTGGGCACCCTCTTCCAGACCATCGACGCAGGTGACACTGTAAGCGCCGAACCGCGCCAGGATGGTCGAATTACGCTTTGCTACAACGAACCGCAGAATTATCCGCTGGAAACGGACTTGGTTTACAAGGCCGCCAAGCTCTTGCAGCAGGAATCGGGAACGACCCTCGGTGCAGACATTTATTTGAACAAGGTAATGCCCTTGGGGGCAGGCCTCGGTGGAGGCTCTGCAGACGCTGCAGCAACGCTCCGCTTGCTGAACCAGCTGTGGAAGCTCAAATTCAAATTTGAAAAGCTCGAAGAAATTGGAGCAAAGCTTGGTGCCGATGTCCCCTTCCTGGTGCGTGGCGGTACCGCCATGGCCGAAGGGATTGGTGAAAAGCTCACTTTTGTGAAACCGCTACAGTTGAACGACGAACAGTACCTGCTGGTGGCCACTCCACTTGATTCCGTACCGACCAAGGATGCCTACGCGGGCGTGCCCAAGTCCGGTTCGGACCGCTGGGAAACCTTCAAGGCCAAGTGCAAGTCGGCTGGCAAGTCCGCCATTGAATATGCCCTGGCCAACGGTTTTAACGGCTTCGAGGAATCGGTATTCCCCAAGCACCCCCTCGTTGAAGAAATGAAGAACGAGTTTAAGCGCCTGGGAGCAACCTCCGTCCTGATGTCGGGGTCGGGGGCGTCGGTTTTTGGAGTTTTTGCAACCCGCAAGCAGGCAAAAGCGGCCGCCGAGGAGCTGAAACCGATCTCCAGGTACCAGGTGGTGACCCGCTTTTTCGAGGGTTTTTAG
- a CDS encoding 50S ribosomal protein L25 — protein MELTKLAATSRVLGKSRDNARLRKAGQIPAVYYGKGQESVNISVSAIDVRKVLAPGKRYTLLDLEIDGKAGNAAVIYNYQKNPISQEIEHIDFLKIDDATKVKVRVPVKLNGLPVGVKTQGGTFAQQNRYIQLAAVPTKIPAVLEMDISDFPAPTTFYAKDLKLEDGIELACKPRTVIFTITAKSGKKADDAVDAAAAPAAEAK, from the coding sequence ATGGAACTCACAAAGCTCGCAGCAACCTCGAGAGTGCTAGGCAAGAGCCGCGACAACGCCCGCCTTCGTAAGGCTGGCCAGATCCCGGCTGTCTATTATGGTAAGGGTCAGGAGTCCGTGAATATCAGCGTTAGCGCAATCGATGTTCGCAAGGTCCTCGCCCCGGGTAAGCGTTACACGCTTCTCGACTTGGAAATTGATGGCAAGGCCGGCAACGCTGCCGTAATTTACAACTACCAGAAGAACCCGATCTCCCAGGAAATCGAACACATCGACTTCCTCAAGATCGACGATGCTACCAAGGTCAAGGTTCGCGTTCCCGTTAAGCTGAACGGCCTTCCGGTTGGTGTTAAGACTCAGGGTGGTACTTTTGCTCAGCAGAACCGCTACATCCAGCTCGCCGCCGTGCCGACCAAGATTCCGGCCGTGCTCGAAATGGACATCTCCGACTTCCCGGCTCCGACGACGTTCTACGCCAAGGACCTGAAGCTCGAAGACGGTATCGAACTCGCTTGCAAGCCGCGCACCGTTATCTTCACCATTACTGCCAAGAGCGGTAAGAAGGCTGACGACGCTGTTGATGCTGCCGCTGCTCCGGCTGCCGAAGCTAAGTAA